The segment TTAGTTTTTTAGTAATTGTTTCTTCTTTGTTTATTATTTTTAATAGATAGATTCCAGAAGCTAAATTATGATTACCTATTGTAATAATGTTTTCAGCACTGTTTTCTTTGGAAATAGATGTACGTTCTATTAGTTTACCAGTAGTATCAAAAAGGAATAACTCAGTTTGTAAATTAACACTTGTTAATTTAATATCAAAAATACCATTTGATGGATTAGGGTAGATCAATAGGTTATCTTCAATAGAAGTAGTTGTAAAACTTGTCTTACTAGCAGATCTAGCATTTGTGTTATCTACACAAACAGCATTACAAGCACCTAAAGTATCTGCATAATCAGTACCAACACCATGTTTGGTTAAGTGTGTCATTACACCATCTGAACTAATGTTAATTTGAACATGATTCGTTCCTTTTTTACCATTTGTATGATGACAAACAGTAACCTTTCCTTTGTACTTTCCTTTTTTATCAAAAGCTCTAGCGTCTATCACACATACATAAATTGAAGTTGAAGCATTACACCCATTAGAGTTGGTAACAGTTACATTATAAGTTGTACTTACTTCTGGACTGATACTAGGATTTGCTTCATTAGAAACTATTTCACCAGAAGAGGTGGTCCATTCGTAAGTAAATCCACTTCCACCAGAAACAGTAGTTGTTAAATTAACAGTATCTGCAAAGCCTAAGAAAATAGTATTTTCTTTCTGAGTGTCTACTGCATTAAAATCATTTATTGCAATTGTTGGTACATCACCAAGAACAGAAACAATTGCAGTACTTGAAGTTGTATTATTAGAAGCATCTGTAGCAGTTAAAGTTACTACATGGTCTCCAATATCATCACAAGTAAAATGGTCTTTATCAATAGAAAGTGTGAAATCACAATTATCAAAAGTACCACCATCAATATCACTTGGTGTTATATCTGCAACACCATTCGTTAAATCAATTGAATAACTTTGTGTTATTACAATTGGAGCAGTAGTGTCTTCTACAGTTACAGTTGCTGTTTGTGTAGAAACATTATCATTGTTATCGGTTACGGTTAATGTTACTGTATTCAAACCAACATTTTCACAACTAAAAGAAGTGGTATCTAATTCTAAAGACTTGATTCCACAAGCATCATTACTACCATTGTCAATATCATCTGCAGTTATCATTCCGTTTCCAGAAGCATCTAATTGAACAGTTGCACTCTGTGTGATTGCTATCGGATCTACATTGTCTTTAACCGTTACAGTTGCTGTTTGGGTAGAAATATTATTGTTGTTATCCGTTACAGTTAAGATTACAGTATTTGCTCCAACATTTGCGCAAGTAAAGTTATCAATATCTAAAGTGTAAGATTTAATACCACAAGCATCAGCAGAACCATCATCAATCATTGATGTAGTAATAGAAGCGACTCCATTTGCATCTAATTCAATAGTAATATTTTGCGTGATTACATTTGGTGCAATGTTATCTTGAACAGTAACAGCAGCATTTAAAGAAGCCACATTTCCGTTATTATCTTCAACAGATAAGATTACATTATTTGCTCCAACATTTGCGCAAGTAAAGTTATCAATATCTAAAGTATAAGATTTAATACCACAAGCATCAGAAGAGCCATTGTTAATCATTAAAGGTGTAATAGAAGCGACTCCATTTGCATCTAACTCAACAGTGATATTTTGAGTGATTACATTTGGTGCAATATTATCTTGAACAGTAACAGTAGCATTTAAAGAAGCCACATTTCCGTTATTATCTTCAACAGATAAGATTACATTATTTGCTCCAACATTAGCGCAAGTAAAGTTATCAATATCTAAAGTATAAGATTTAATACCACAAGCATCATTAGAACCATCATCAATCATTGATGTAGTAATAGAAGCGACTCCATTTGCATCTAACTCAACAGTAATATTTTGCGTGATTACATTAGGGGCAATATTATCTTTAACTGTAACATTTGCAGTTGCTGTAGCTATATTTCCATTAATATCTGTAACTAAAAGAGTCACTTGATTATTACCAACATTTGCACATGTAAAACCTGCTGTCGTAGTTTCTGCACTATATGTTGCTGTAACGTATAACCTTTTGTAAGTTCCGCCACAAGGATCTCCAAAAAGACCATTAACAGCTGGTATTGTTACAGAATTTTTACCTAGAGCATAGCTTTCTACTATTGATAAACTGTTACTTGCATGACAAGATCCAATTGTAAATGTACCTGCATTATTATTATTAGGTGTTCCATAACTTGCGAAAGTAATACCATCAATAACACTTCCTAAAGGAGCTTGTAGAACAAGGTTGTTACCTTCATTAGTAGTTGCATTGAAAGTGCCAGATCCAGCAAAAAGAATACTTTCTATACCACAAGCATCAAAAGAAGCATTATCAATCATTGATGGTGTAATTGAAGCAAACCCATTAGCATCTAAATCTATAGAAATGTCTTTTGCTATTGCTGTTGGAGCCTCATTATCGTTTACATTAACTGTAAAAGTTTTTGTAGATGTACCAATTGCGTTTGTAGCAGTTGCCGTTACTGTAACTGAACCAATAGTAAATAAAGAACCTGGTTGTATGTCATAAGTAATGGTTGAAGCAGGAATACCTGTAGTTTCTGTAGCAGTATAATTAATTACAGCACCACATATACCTGAGTCGTTACTTACAGAAATATTAGTAGGAACTAAAATTTCTGGTGCAATACCAACTACTTCTACATTAAATGAAGCAACAGCTCTGTTGCCAGATGCGTCAGTTGCTGTATACGTAACAGTTGTAACTCCTATAGGGAAAGTTGCGCCATCAGCTAAACCTTCTGTTAATATGGTTGTTGCAGCACAATTATCAGTTCCAACAGGTGTAATATAATCTACTACAGCACCAGCAGCACTTGTAGCAAAAACACTAATGTTAGCAGGAGCAGTAATTTCTGGTGAAATTTTATCTATAACAGTAACTAGTGCTGTTTTGTTGCTTATGTTTCCGTTCACATCGGTTACAACAAGAGTAACTTCATTCGCAATAACATCTGCACAGCTATAATTAATAAGTGTTGTAGTTGTGTTTCCAGTAGGCGCGACAATACTTACATTATCAATTGCTATATCTGTATCTGTACCATTAATTTCACCCCTAAAACCTACAGTATGTGTAGAACTTGTAGCTGTAAAAGTCACACTGAATGGACTCCAGTTTGTCCCTGGGTTAGGCAATGCGGCAATTTGATTCCCGTCAACGTCAACACCAAAAGCAGTCTGCCCAATAAATGCACCACAACAATTATATGCGTTCCTGTAATCGCCTATAATGATGTATGTTTGTCCAATAGTTAGGCCATTTATAACTTGATTTAAGCCAGGGTCAGAAGACCCACCTACATCATTTAAAACTACATATGCACCTGGATTACCTCCTGTTGTTCTATATTCAATATAACCACCCACTCTAGTCCAGTCATTTGTAGCGTTATCGAAACCTCCATTAATGATTAATTCTCCACCTGTTGCTGCCGATAAGAATTCTAGTGAAGCAATACCACAAGCATCATTAGATCCGTCATTAATCATATCAGGTGTTATAAAAGCATTTCCGTTAGCATCTAATTGAACTGTAATGTCTTTAGTAATCACAGTAGGTGCAATTTTATCTTCAACAGTAACATTTGCTGTGGTAATAGATTGATTTCCATTTACATCTGTAGCGGTTAAATTTACTATGTTTACACCTAAATTAGAGCAATTGAAAGTTGATTTATCTGTTGAAATAGTTGCAATGCCACAAGTTGCAGAAGAACCATTATCAATATCAGAAGCATTTAAAATTGCGTTTCCATTATTGTCTAAATTAATAGTAATATCTTTTACTAAAGCCTCTACATTACATTCGCTAGGACATGTGCCCCAAACTGGTCTGAAATTAGCAGGAAACTGATAAGTTCCATTTGCAAATTCTGTAGGCTCATAAGGAATTTTAGAAACACACCAATTACTAATGTCATATTTAAAACTGGTTGCTACACTAAACATTTTTGTCATATTTGTAACCTTACTAACATCCCAGTTACTAATATCTTGATTAAAACTTTCTGCTCTTCGAAACATTTCTGACATATTTGTAACCTTACTAACATCCCAGTTACTAATATCTCCATGAACTCCAGAGTATACAAACATTTGACTCATATTTGTAACATTACTAGTATCCCAGTTACTAATATTAATATACGCAGCTGCGTAAGAAAACATTCCACTCATATCTTTAACATTACTAGTATTCCAGTTGCTAAGATCTAAACCGATAGCTCTAGAATTCATAAACATACCGTTCATATCAGTAACATTACTAGTATCCCAGTTACTAAAACCAGCAAGTCTAATGCCAAATTGAGTATTTGCAAACATAAACCTCATATTTGTAACATTACTAGTATCCCAATATTCGAATCCTTGATCTACTTCTGTAATTCGCCCTTTACTAACGCCAATTGTTGAAAACATTGACATCATATTTGTAACATTACTAACATCCCAATGACCTAAATAGGATTGTGCTTCATCAGGTTGATATCGATGCTCTGTATAAGGTCCGCTAGCAAAAATACCCCTGAGGTCTGTTATTCCACTTGTGCATGTTAAACTTGTTTCAGGAGTTTCTCCTAGTGAATAGCGATTGTAATCAGTATCTCTATTTTGTAAATCTGTTAATTGCCTTAGGTTTCTTTTCGTAAAGTTTTTAGCAATACCATCTATAATTAAAGTCCCAGATTCTCCATCTACAGCATTTTCACACAAGCAAGTTTGTCCATTTGAAGCTAGAGAAAAATTGGAATTATTAATGTAAGAATCATCATAAGGTAGTATATATGCTGCTCCTATATCATAAGCAGAATTTTGAACATTAGAGCCTAAAATTACTTTGTTGTCGCTTAAGGCTAAAGAGATTATACCTCCACCACTTAGACCAATACCAGAAGAAGAAGAAGAAGAAGGTAATCTTACTTTTTTAGTTTCTATCCAAGTATTATTACCGTAGTTATTAAAAATGTAAAGATAGCTCGCTACTCCAATTGTTATAGTTGCTTTATTAATTGCAATGTTAGAAAATCTATTACCAAAACCAAAAAAAATAGAAGGTGCATCAATTATAAGCTTTGCTGTTTGGCTCCAACTCCCATTACTATTATTAAAAACAAGTATACCTTCATTAGAACTAACTACTGCATTAGACCCATGTATAGAAACAGAAATAGAAGGAGAATTAGGATTATAAAATGCTCCTGCTACTGGGCTGTGAATAAATAATTTTTCTGTTTGTATCCATAAACCACCTATTTTTTCAAAAATATAGGCAAACCCTGAACTACCTCCAACAATAGCAAAATTACCATGAATATCTACAGAAGTAGCAAAAGAATTTTGTTCTTGTATATTTAAATGTATAGGGCTATTATACCCACCACCATTTTTTGTATAAATGTAAGTACCATTTGCAGCACCAGCAATAACGTTACTACCATCTATAGCTATAGGACCATTGAAACTAGACCCATTAGGAGGAGCCAATGTATTATATGTTGTTGATGCTCCTTTCTCATACATGCGAATAGCACTTCTAGTGGCTACAAGATAATTATCACCACTTACAGCTACTTTGATAATATTTTCTGGTTTATGCAAATCTGGTCCCGGAGGGACGCGAATAATACCACCATCAAGCCCGAGTGAGCTACCATAATTTGAGTTAATTTTATTTCTAAAAGGATTATAATAAGAAATACCATTCTCTGAAAATATATATGCCTTCTCTTCACCATCAGAAATAATTGTAAAATCACCATCTGTAGCAACTAAGGACCCAAACTTTTTATTTACCTCAAAACCTATAATTTCAGTGTATTTACTCCAAATTTGGGATTGTGTGTTGATTGCTGTTATTAATAATAGACAGCTTAATAGTATTTTTTTTAACATAATAAATATTTAAATTTCTCTCCTTGAAATACATTTTCTGAGTTATTTGATCTTTGAATCCATGAAAGAAGAGGTGCTGATTCAGCTAATACCATATCTATGGGTTCTTTAGTTTCTGATTGCGCAGAAAGTGTCATTGATAAAAATAATACCATTGTAAATATGGCATTTTTAAAAAAAGTTTTTTTGTTCATAATAATTAAGTTTGTTTAATAATATTTGTTGTTGTTTTTTTAAAATTGTTATCATATAACAATATCCATTTTATAAAAAAAAGTAGAAAGTACTTTTGATAAATGTAAGGTCAAAAAAAAAGTTTAGTAAATTTAATACCTGAATTAGAATAGAAGAATTTCCGTCATAAAATTGCGTTTTTACAAGGCATCAGTGGTCACTTTTGGTTAAAGTTTAGTTAGTTTTGTATATTTAAGAGTAATTTTTAATAGATGTTTTTCATAAAAAACAGGTATTTACGCGCATTCTTACAAATGGGTGTCTTTTTAAAAAATCTACTTAAATAATAATCTAAATCAAATATCTATAAAGAAAAATCACTTTCCAAAAAAAAGGAGGGTAGTTTTTCCCACCTTAAGTTGTAACTAATTGATTTTTATATTCTTGACAAATGTTTGTTATGGAGAGTTTTTCTTTTAATTCTTCTCGATTCTTTACGCTTGCTTTTGCATAGATATTTCGAATATGATATTTTACAGTATTTTTTAGAAATAAACAACTGAATACTTATTTTTATATTATTTAGATTCTGACACATTAATTTTAAAATATCAATTTCTCTTAAGTTTAAAGGTTCAATTGCTAATTTATTTTCTGATAAAATGGTATAAAAATGGTCTGTTGATTTAATTTTAAAAAACCAACCTTGTTTTTAAAAGGAGAGAAATCTGGTTATGTTATTTTATCAGAACAAATAATTATAGACAATTATTTTCTAACAACAAAGTTGTAGAAATTGCAAATGCGGGTCATTGGTTTCATGCAGAAAATCCAGAGGATTTTTATGAAGAAGTTTGTGCGTTTTTGGGTTAGTAGATTGCTATTAACTCCTTAAGATTTATAATACTTATATAAAAGTAGAAACAGGCTAAGAATAATCTTAGCCTGTTTCTGTTATACTTGATAAATTTCTACATCTATCAAATTGTTTTTAATTACTTGCTTTTTTCTATAATTAACTTTTTAGTTACTGATTCATTTTCAGTAATTATTTTTAATAAATAAAATCCAGAAGCTAAATTATGATTACCCATTGTAATAATGTTTTCAGCACTGTTTTCTTTGGTAATAGATGTACGTTCTATTAGTTTACCAGTAGTATCAAAAAGGAATAACTCAGTTTGTAAATTAACACTTGTTAATTTAATATCAAAAATACCATTTGATGGATTAGGGTAGATCAGTAGGTTATCTTCAATAGAAGTAGTTGTAAAACTTGTCTTACTAGTAGCTCTAGCATTTGTGTTATCTACACAAACAGCATTACAAGCACCTAAAGTATCTGCATGATCAGTACCAACACCATGTTTGGTTAAGTGTGTCATTACAGCATCTGAACTAATGTTAATTTGAACATGTTTCGTTCCTTTTTTACCATTTGTATGATGACAAACAGTAACCTTTCCTTTGTACTTTCCTTTTTTATCAAAAGCTCTAGCGTCTATCACACATACATACATTGAAGTTGAAGCAGTACACCCATTAGAGTTGGTAACAGTTACATTATAAGTTGTACTTACTTCTGGACTGATACTAGGATTTGCTTCATTAGAAACTAATTCACCTGATGAGGTGGTCCACTCGTATGTAAATCCACTTCCACCAGTTACAGCAGTAGTTAGATTTATACTTTGAGGTCCAAAGCCTAAGAAAACAGTATTTTTCTTTTGAGTGTTAACGGCATTAAAATCATTAATGCTAATCGTTGGTACATCACCAAGAACAGAAACAATTGCAGTACTTGAAGTTGTATTATTAGAAGCATCTGTTGCAGTTAAAGTAACAACATGGTCACCTATATCGTTACAAGTAAAATGGTCTTTATCAATAGAAAGTGTAAAATCACAATTATCGAAAGTACCACCATCTATATTGTTTGGTGTTATATCTGCAACTCCATTCGTTAAATCAATAGAATACGTTTTTGTTATTACAGTTGGAGCAGTAGTGTCTTCTACAGTTACAGTTGCTGTTTGTGTAGAAACATTATCATTGTTATCCGTTACGGTTAATGTTACTGTATTCAAACCAACATTTTCACAACTAAAAGAAGTAGTGTCTAAAGCAAGTGACTTAATTCCACAAGTATCATTACTACCATTATCAATATCAGTGGCGGTTATCGTTCCGTTTCCAAAAGCATCTAACTGCACTGTTGCGCTCTGCGTGATTGCTATCGGGTCTACATTGTCTTCTACAGTTACAGTTGCTGTTTGTATAGAGACATTATCATTGTTATCCGTTACGGTTAATGTTACTGTATTCAAACCAACATTTTCACAACTAAAAGAAGTGGTATCTAATTCTAAAGACTTGATTCCACAAGCATCATTACTACCATTATCAATATCAGTGGCGGTTATCGTTCCATTTCCAAAAGCATCTAACTGCACTGTTGCGCTCTGCGTGATTGCTATCGGATCTACATTGTCTTCTACAGTTACAGTTGCTGTTTGTATAGAGACATTATTGTTGTTATCCGTTACGGTTAATGTTACTGTATTCAAACCAACATTTTCACAACTAAAAGAAGTGGTATCTAATTCTAAAGACTTGATTCCACAAGCATCATTACTACCATTATCAATATCAGTGGCGGTTATCGTTCCGTTTCCAAAAGCATCTAACTGCACTGTTGCGCTCTGTGTGATTGCTATCGGGTCTACATTGTCTTCTACAGTTACAGTTGCTGTTTGTATAGAAACATTATCATTGTTATCCGTTACGGTTAATGTTACTGTGTTCAAACCAACATTTTCACAACTAAAAGAAGTGGTATCTAATTCTAAAGACTTGATTCCACAAGCATCATTACTACCATTATCAATATCAGTGGCGGTTATCGTTCCGTTTCCAGCAGCATCTAACTGCACTGTTGCGCTCTGCGTGATTGCTATCGGATCTACATTGTCTTCTACGGTTACAGTTGCTGTTTGTATAGAAACATTATCATTGTTATCCGTTACGGTTAATGTTACTGTATTCAAACCAACATTAGCACAACTGAAAGAAGTGGTGTCTAAAGCAAGTGACTTAATACCACAAGCATCATTTGATCCATTATCAATATCATTAGTCGTTATTGTTGCATTACCAGAAGCATCTAGTTGAATTGTAGTTCCTTGGGAGGTAACTGTTGGAAGAGTATTATCTTCAACAATTACATCAAAAGTACAGTTAGAGGTGTTTCCAGATGAATCTGTCGCAGTTGCGGTAACTGCTGTTACACCAACGTTAAAGAAACTTCCAGAAGAAGGACTAAATGAAACTGATGCATCACAATTATCTGTTGCATTTGCACTATAGCTAACATTTGTACCACAAGCTCCAGGATCTGAACTAACAGTTATATCCGTTGGACATTGACCAGAAGTTTTAGTTGAAACCACCATGTCATCTATTATCATTGTTCCTGAATACTGATTCCATCTAACTTCTGTAACATTTTCAAAACCTGCAGGAAAAGTAAATGTTCCTGTAGAAGAAATTGTTACACTTGCTCCTGATGGGAATACAGAAAAAGTTGGATTACCACTTACTTGTTTTACATTCATGCTTTTAAGTGTAAATTCAGTTCCACTACCAACAGTTAGTCTATAAGGAGTTGAACAGCAATTTGCATGATTTAGTATGTCATTAGAACCATCTCCATCATTATCACCTAAATGAACATGAGAACTACTTCCATAAAGAGATAAGAAAGTGATACCATTCTCTGAATAAGAAGCTGGGCTTCCATTTCCAGCATTAAAGTTCATATCAAGATTTGAATTTTGACCTTCAATTACGGGTGCTTCGTTGTCTGTTACGGTAACATCAAAACTTTCTGTTACATTTCCACAAGGGTTTGTAGCGTTTAAAGTTACAGTAGTTGTACCAATACCAAATAAAGAACTTGTTCCTGTTCCATTTCCGTTTCCAGAAGTTGCACCACTAAAAGTATAAGTTAAAGTTGAGGTTGGATTTCCTGTAGCTTCTGCGGTATAATTTACAGTAGCTCCACAAATACCAGCATCATTATTTACAGAAATAGTTGAAGGAACAGCACTAAATGCAGCTGCTTCACATGTTATTTCTGCTGTTACATTTATAGTAATAGAACTTTCATCACAATCATTACTTAGAATAGTAACCGTTGCATTATAAGCTCTAATGTCTGGTCCGTTAAAAACTAATGCAAAATTAGCTTGAGTTCCAGGAGAAATTCCAACTGGTAAGGTTAAATCTGCAATACTTAAGTATTGAGCATCTGGTCCAGAAATAACAACATCCACATCTAAAATTGCGTTGTCTGCTATATTACTTGGATTGTCTATTGTTATTAATGTGTCATAAGAATTGTTAGGTAAAACATTTCCATAATCAAGATTAAACCCATCAGAAACTACCGTAGGACCGTTTGTTACGTTACTACCATTATTAGTTACATCAATTTCTGCAGCGAATTGACTTACAACAGTTGCTTCAGAAATTGCA is part of the Polaribacter sp. SA4-10 genome and harbors:
- a CDS encoding BspA family leucine-rich repeat surface protein codes for the protein MLKKILLSCLLLITAINTQSQIWSKYTEIIGFEVNKKFGSLVATDGDFTIISDGEEKAYIFSENGISYYNPFRNKINSNYGSSLGLDGGIIRVPPGPDLHKPENIIKVAVSGDNYLVATRSAIRMYEKGASTTYNTLAPPNGSSFNGPIAIDGSNVIAGAANGTYIYTKNGGGYNSPIHLNIQEQNSFATSVDIHGNFAIVGGSSGFAYIFEKIGGLWIQTEKLFIHSPVAGAFYNPNSPSISVSIHGSNAVVSSNEGILVFNNSNGSWSQTAKLIIDAPSIFFGFGNRFSNIAINKATITIGVASYLYIFNNYGNNTWIETKKVRLPSSSSSSGIGLSGGGIISLALSDNKVILGSNVQNSAYDIGAAYILPYDDSYINNSNFSLASNGQTCLCENAVDGESGTLIIDGIAKNFTKRNLRQLTDLQNRDTDYNRYSLGETPETSLTCTSGITDLRGIFASGPYTEHRYQPDEAQSYLGHWDVSNVTNMMSMFSTIGVSKGRITEVDQGFEYWDTSNVTNMRFMFANTQFGIRLAGFSNWDTSNVTDMNGMFMNSRAIGLDLSNWNTSNVKDMSGMFSYAAAYINISNWDTSNVTNMSQMFVYSGVHGDISNWDVSKVTNMSEMFRRAESFNQDISNWDVSKVTNMTKMFSVATSFKYDISNWCVSKIPYEPTEFANGTYQFPANFRPVWGTCPSECNVEALVKDITINLDNNGNAILNASDIDNGSSATCGIATISTDKSTFNCSNLGVNIVNLTATDVNGNQSITTANVTVEDKIAPTVITKDITVQLDANGNAFITPDMINDGSNDACGIASLEFLSAATGGELIINGGFDNATNDWTRVGGYIEYRTTGGNPGAYVVLNDVGGSSDPGLNQVINGLTIGQTYIIIGDYRNAYNCCGAFIGQTAFGVDVDGNQIAALPNPGTNWSPFSVTFTATSSTHTVGFRGEINGTDTDIAIDNVSIVAPTGNTTTTLINYSCADVIANEVTLVVTDVNGNISNKTALVTVIDKISPEITAPANISVFATSAAGAVVDYITPVGTDNCAATTILTEGLADGATFPIGVTTVTYTATDASGNRAVASFNVEVVGIAPEILVPTNISVSNDSGICGAVINYTATETTGIPASTITYDIQPGSLFTIGSVTVTATATNAIGTSTKTFTVNVNDNEAPTAIAKDISIDLDANGFASITPSMIDNASFDACGIESILFAGSGTFNATTNEGNNLVLQAPLGSVIDGITFASYGTPNNNNAGTFTIGSCHASNSLSIVESYALGKNSVTIPAVNGLFGDPCGGTYKRLYVTATYSAETTTAGFTCANVGNNQVTLLVTDINGNIATATANVTVKDNIAPNVITQNITVELDANGVASITTSMIDDGSNDACGIKSYTLDIDNFTCANVGANNVILSVEDNNGNVASLNATVTVQDNIAPNVITQNITVELDANGVASITPLMINNGSSDACGIKSYTLDIDNFTCANVGANNVILSVEDNNGNVASLNAAVTVQDNIAPNVITQNITIELDANGVASITTSMIDDGSADACGIKSYTLDIDNFTCANVGANTVILTVTDNNNNISTQTATVTVKDNVDPIAITQSATVQLDASGNGMITADDIDNGSNDACGIKSLELDTTSFSCENVGLNTVTLTVTDNNDNVSTQTATVTVEDTTAPIVITQSYSIDLTNGVADITPSDIDGGTFDNCDFTLSIDKDHFTCDDIGDHVVTLTATDASNNTTSSTAIVSVLGDVPTIAINDFNAVDTQKENTIFLGFADTVNLTTTVSGGSGFTYEWTTSSGEIVSNEANPSISPEVSTTYNVTVTNSNGCNASTSIYVCVIDARAFDKKGKYKGKVTVCHHTNGKKGTNHVQINISSDGVMTHLTKHGVGTDYADTLGACNAVCVDNTNARSASKTSFTTTSIEDNLLIYPNPSNGIFDIKLTSVNLQTELFLFDTTGKLIERTSISKENSAENIITIGNHNLASGIYLLKIINKEETITKKLIIEKSN
- a CDS encoding FG-GAP-like repeat-containing protein, producing the protein MKNIISIIVIIFCLGVSGQLNAQCTDRPIINDFSPQTGFIGSTVTITGANFSAIPSENQVFFGATQATIVSSSFGTLEVRVPEGSTTALLSVKNKCNLSAYSKTHFNGVFCPTPLTATSYQNTAQELAGVSGAYNMLSQDMDNDGKPEVISALRGITIAQNYSTPGNINFVARNFGGSFSSLTTADFDGDGLKDIASNGGVFQNTSTGPGNIGLVFATDSKLVSSYQIGSGDFNNDGKIDIIGENGGSVWVAFNTSTGPGNFSFSTRQLVASGVGRCTGIQIADVDGDGRADFLGSQGQSNRAISIRNTTATGSTTSSFEGPEYWASDSNAADGTGTFPYRSMIADFDKDGRIDFTSCNYLGNTNVAIWRNTSTPGDIVFAPAVNIPSPTRNYRIGVGDVDGDGYPDIVTKSLGVNVFSVYRNTTSAAGAPSFAPRFDYTSSNRAEVSGIAIGDLDGDFVPDIATSGISSNTIRFHRNTGAQNDVTPPTVSCKNIVVALSPAGTVTITPEMIDNGSGDACGIESLVVSQTTFTCTNIGENTVTLTATDGAGNSSTCTATVNVQPAAIIVAGQSTVCQGETVNMNANDGDSYQWKKDGTSITGATTQNYVATTSGAYTVEVTNAGGCSGESLATDVVVNDNPTVDISPAGNAFLCPPNGSSTLTATQSSIYQWMKDGVDIANATQQTYEATTVGSYSVRVIDLFGCSAISEATVVSQFAAEIDVTNNGSNVTNGPTVVSDGFNLDYGNVLPNNSYDTLITIDNPSNIADNAILDVDVVISGPDAQYLSIADLTLPVGISPGTQANFALVFNGPDIRAYNATVTILSNDCDESSITINVTAEITCEAAAFSAVPSTISVNNDAGICGATVNYTAEATGNPTSTLTYTFSGATSGNGNGTGTSSLFGIGTTTVTLNATNPCGNVTESFDVTVTDNEAPVIEGQNSNLDMNFNAGNGSPASYSENGITFLSLYGSSSHVHLGDNDGDGSNDILNHANCCSTPYRLTVGSGTEFTLKSMNVKQVSGNPTFSVFPSGASVTISSTGTFTFPAGFENVTEVRWNQYSGTMIIDDMVVSTKTSGQCPTDITVSSDPGACGTNVSYSANATDNCDASVSFSPSSGSFFNVGVTAVTATATDSSGNTSNCTFDVIVEDNTLPTVTSQGTTIQLDASGNATITTNDIDNGSNDACGIKSLALDTTSFSCANVGLNTVTLTVTDNNDNVSIQTATVTVEDNVDPIAITQSATVQLDAAGNGTITATDIDNGSNDACGIKSLELDTTSFSCENVGLNTVTLTVTDNNDNVSIQTATVTVEDNVDPIAITQSATVQLDAFGNGTITATDIDNGSNDACGIKSLELDTTSFSCENVGLNTVTLTVTDNNNNVSIQTATVTVEDNVDPIAITQSATVQLDAFGNGTITATDIDNGSNDACGIKSLELDTTSFSCENVGLNTVTLTVTDNNDNVSIQTATVTVEDNVDPIAITQSATVQLDAFGNGTITATDIDNGSNDTCGIKSLALDTTSFSCENVGLNTVTLTVTDNNDNVSTQTATVTVEDTTAPTVITKTYSIDLTNGVADITPNNIDGGTFDNCDFTLSIDKDHFTCNDIGDHVVTLTATDASNNTTSSTAIVSVLGDVPTISINDFNAVNTQKKNTVFLGFGPQSINLTTAVTGGSGFTYEWTTSSGELVSNEANPSISPEVSTTYNVTVTNSNGCTASTSMYVCVIDARAFDKKGKYKGKVTVCHHTNGKKGTKHVQINISSDAVMTHLTKHGVGTDHADTLGACNAVCVDNTNARATSKTSFTTTSIEDNLLIYPNPSNGIFDIKLTSVNLQTELFLFDTTGKLIERTSITKENSAENIITMGNHNLASGFYLLKIITENESVTKKLIIEKSK